Proteins from a single region of Engystomops pustulosus chromosome 5, aEngPut4.maternal, whole genome shotgun sequence:
- the FZD8 gene encoding frizzled-8 codes for MERTYLLLLLLLLLLGAGSWFPRVHGAAAKELTCQEITVPLCKGIGYNYTYMPNQFNHDTQDEAGLEVHQFWPLVEIHCSPDLKFFLCSMYTPICLEDYKKPLPPCRSVCERARAGCAPLMRQYGFAWPDRMRCDRLPVQGNSDMLCMDDNRTDLTTVAPSLPERSPKAPTHGHNKGKARVDPSRTKPRPPAGCEPGCQCRAPMVLVSNERHPLYNRVRTGQIPNCAMPCHNPFFTPEERTFTNFWIGLWSVLCFASTFATVSTFLIDMERFKYPERPIIFLSACYLLVSAGYLVRLIAGHEKVACSREHDLEHIHYETTGPALCTLVFLLIYFFGMASSIWWVILSLTWFLAAGMKWGNEAIAGYSQYFHLAAWLVPSIKSIAVLALSSVDGDPVAGICYVGNQNLDNLRGFVLAPLVIYLFIGSMFLLAGFVSLFRIRSVIKQGGTKTDKLEKLMIRIGIFSVLYTVPATIVVACFFYEQHNRQAWEAAHNCNSCLPELAQPRRPDYAVFMLKYFMCLVVGITSGVWIWSGKTVESWRAFCTRCCWGSKATGGSMYSDVSTGLTWRSGTASSVSYPKQMPLSQV; via the coding sequence ATGGAGAGGACCtacctgctgctactgctgttaCTGCTGCTGCTGGGCGCCGGCTCCTGGTTCCCCCGGGTGCACGGAGCTGCTGCGAAGGAACTGACGTGCCAGGAGATCACCGTGCCCCTGTGCAAGGGCATCGGCTACAACTACACCTACATGCCCAACCAGTTCAACCACGACACGCAGGACGAGGCTGGCCTGGAGGTGCACCAGTTCTGGCCACTGGTGGAGATCCACTGCTCCCCGGACCTGAAGTTCTTCCTGTGCAGCATGTACACCCCCATCTGCCTGGAGGACTACAAGAAGCCGCTGCCGCCCTGCAGGAGCGTGTGTGAACGGGCACGGGCGGGCTGTGCACCCCTCATGCGGCAATACGGCTTTGCCTGGCCCGACCGGATGCGATGCGATCGGCTGCCGGTGCAGGGGAACTCGGACATGCTGTGTATGGACGATAACAGGACCGATCTGACCACCGTGGCCCCCAGTCTTCCAGAGCGCTCACCAAAAGCGCCAACACATGGGCACAACAAGGGCAAAGCACGTGTGGACCCCTCCAGGACTAAGCCAAGACCCCCTGCTGGCTGTGAGCCTGGGTGCCAGTGCAGAGCACCCATGGTACTAGTCTCCAATGAAAGGCACCCACTATACAACCGTGTGAGGACTGGACAGATCCCTAACTGTGCCATGCCATGCCACAACCCCTTCTtcaccccagaggagaggaccttcACCAACTTCTGGATAGGACTTTGGTCAGTACTTTGTTTTGCTTCTACTTTTGCCACAGTTTCTACTTTCCTAATAGACATGGAGCGATTTAAGTACCCTGAGCGCCCCATCATCTTCCTCTCCGCCTGCTACCTGTTGGTATCTGCTGGGTACCTGGTGAGACTGATCGCTGGGCATGAGAAGGTGGCATGCAGCCGGGAGCATGACCTGGAGCACATCCACTATGAGACTACAGGACCTGCACTTTGTACCCTGGTCTTCCTGCTCATCTACTTCTTTGGCATGGCCAGCTCCATCTGGTGGGTCATCCTGTCCCTCACCTGGTTTTTAGCAGCTGGCATGAAATGGGGCAATGAAGCCATTGCCGGCTACTCACAATATTTCCACCTGGCGGCCTGGTTGGTACCTAGCATCAAGTCTATAGCAGTGCTAGCTCTCAGTTCTGTAGATGGTGACCCAGTGGCTGGCATCTGTTATGTAGGAAACCAGAATTTGGACAATTTGAGGGGCTTTGTGTTGGCACCCTTAGTCATCTACCTCTTCATTGGCAGCATGTTCCTGCTGGCTGGATTTGTGTCCCTGTTCAGGATCCGCAGTGTCATCAAACAAGGTGGCACCAAGACTGACAAACTGGAGAAGCTTATGATCCGCATAGGTATATTCAGCGTGCTCTACACTGTGCCAGCTACCATTGTGGTGGCATGCTTTTTTTATGAACAACACAACCGCCAAGCTTGGGAAGCGGCACACAACTGCAACTCGTGCCTACCTGAACTGGCACAGCCACGAAGGCCGGACTATGCCGTCTTTATGCTCAAGTACTTTATGTGCCTAGTGGTGGGCATCACATCTGGGGTATGGATTTGGTCTGGGAAAACTGTGGAGTCCTGGAGAGCTTTTTGTACCCGCTGCTGCTGGGGCAGCAAAGCAACTGGTGGGTCCATGTATAGTGATGTCAGCACTGGCTTAACATGGAGGTCTGGCACTGCCAGCTCAGTGTCTTACCCAAAACAGATGCCCTTATCTCAGGTCTAA